One Bdellovibrio bacteriovorus str. Tiberius DNA segment encodes these proteins:
- a CDS encoding PP2C family protein-serine/threonine phosphatase, with amino-acid sequence MAKEQDELKERISELEHELAVKEAELHRYRLELSKANGALEKMIAQISQELKLAQVMQKFLSPTELPNVQGFEFSTKFLPGTRSGGDYFDIFEHEDKLKFGILISSASGYSLSSVLLSVIIKISSQIEARRGLEAHKVLALLAKEVVPSIQNEDKASVFYGIVDRRNFEMQYCSVGNIDGFMQVYGQDSLVELLPTGPSLGKDFNTEPQSRVIQLNPRDRLIMATEGLKLSQNSLGVNWGGHGISEAISRAPKQGVHELRNEILLSNERYSGKQDPVRDQTLIVTEVKDRVIKLASR; translated from the coding sequence ATGGCAAAAGAACAAGACGAACTCAAAGAGCGAATTTCAGAACTGGAACATGAACTGGCGGTGAAAGAGGCAGAGCTTCACCGTTACCGCCTTGAGCTTTCCAAGGCCAATGGCGCCCTGGAAAAGATGATTGCCCAGATCAGCCAGGAGCTGAAGCTGGCGCAGGTCATGCAAAAGTTTCTTTCGCCCACTGAACTTCCCAATGTCCAGGGTTTTGAGTTCAGCACCAAATTCCTTCCCGGCACTCGTTCGGGGGGTGACTACTTCGATATCTTTGAACACGAAGACAAACTCAAGTTCGGCATTCTGATTTCCAGTGCCAGCGGTTACTCGCTGTCTTCGGTGTTGTTGTCCGTGATCATTAAAATTTCTTCGCAGATCGAGGCCCGTCGCGGTTTGGAGGCCCACAAAGTGCTGGCGTTGCTGGCCAAGGAAGTTGTGCCGTCCATCCAGAATGAAGACAAAGCCAGCGTGTTCTACGGGATCGTGGATCGCCGCAATTTTGAAATGCAGTACTGCTCTGTCGGGAACATCGACGGCTTCATGCAGGTCTATGGTCAGGACAGTCTGGTGGAGCTTCTGCCGACCGGTCCAAGTCTGGGCAAGGACTTTAACACGGAGCCACAAAGCCGGGTGATCCAGCTCAATCCGCGGGATCGTCTGATTATGGCGACCGAAGGTTTGAAGCTGTCCCAAAATTCCCTGGGGGTGAACTGGGGTGGACACGGGATTTCCGAGGCGATTTCTCGGGCCCCGAAGCAGGGTGTGCATGAGCTGCGCAACGAGATTCTGCTCTCGAATGAGCGATACTCAGGTAAACAGGATCCCGTCCGGGACCAGACACTGATCGTCACCGAAGTTAAAGACAGAGTCATCAAGCTCGCCAGCCGGTAA